In one window of Armatimonadota bacterium DNA:
- a CDS encoding ankyrin repeat domain-containing protein produces the protein MDGQMSRRNMLAASATALVAPSVLAQERAKEAEFTRDYPEPGFKPSWKSPQTNRTLVTDFVIYAHSDLDMTKKLLDRDASLVNAFMDWGSGDWESGLGGACHMGRHDIVRFLLSRGARMDVFCATMMGQLDVVKAMLTLEPKLIDSRGPHGFSLHFHAQLAGKDADRMVEYLQSVKKVELKPNPFVKKDGG, from the coding sequence GTGGACGGTCAAATGTCACGCCGGAACATGCTCGCCGCTTCGGCGACGGCACTCGTCGCTCCTAGCGTCTTGGCCCAAGAGCGGGCCAAAGAGGCGGAGTTCACCCGCGACTATCCCGAACCGGGCTTCAAACCGTCCTGGAAATCGCCTCAGACGAACAGGACCCTTGTGACCGACTTCGTGATCTACGCGCACTCGGACCTGGACATGACCAAGAAGCTCCTCGATCGGGACGCGAGCCTCGTCAACGCCTTTATGGACTGGGGGTCTGGAGACTGGGAGTCAGGTCTGGGCGGCGCGTGCCACATGGGACGGCACGACATCGTCAGGTTCCTCCTTTCGCGCGGGGCAAGGATGGACGTCTTCTGCGCGACGATGATGGGGCAGCTCGACGTCGTCAAGGCGATGCTGACTCTGGAGCCCAAGTTGATCGATTCGCGCGGCCCGCACGGCTTTTCGCTGCACTTCCACGCGCAACTCGCAGGGAAGGACGCCGACCGGATGGTGGAGTACCTCCAGAGCGTCAAGAAGGTGGAGTTGAAGCCGAACCCGTTCGTCAAGAAGGACGGCGGCTGA